A portion of the Calliphora vicina chromosome 5, idCalVici1.1, whole genome shotgun sequence genome contains these proteins:
- the LOC135961603 gene encoding uncharacterized protein LOC135961603, giving the protein MSVYLALLSLIVSLVGVLNSCSALELKTNETTEDISYRQARRSPLKDSCVTSDDSTGTCMSRFKCLSSGGSPKGYCSSFGVCCETNLQCNSVSKLKRTIIKNPTNINANPCVYTIQPYSADVCQLLIQFQRFEIEPPVYDAANNILECGDNLSIGDFTLCGDNTGQHLYVPFNVANGVSEVSLTFNLPNRWPSSIWRLVVTQLECPAQPRRRSQSFMPFVNGNNLQSLRTIFSSHSNADLELLAPHGCHQYYTQLSDNIKSFNYKADGSTYYLPNMNYVICIKPTGGANMIEYQAQKFSMSNAIQGSMGYDGDCHSTVQTPPRREDYLMIPQSYVANSLNIMPSYYCGTSLQTSPSIVASAPFLIYFSSDSFTDQTETGFNIRYTVRTMY; this is encoded by the exons ATGAGTGTATATTTAGCTTTGCTTAGTTTAATAGTGAGTCTAGTGGGTGTTTTAAACTCGTGCTCTGCTTTGGAGTTAAAAACAAATGAGACAACCGAAGATATTTCATATCGCCAGGCTAGGCGCAGTCCTTTGAAAGATAGTTGTGTAACCAGTGATGATAGCACCGGTACTTGTATGTCACGTTTCAAGTGTCTAAGCTCGGGAGGCTCACCCAAAGGCTATTGCAGTTCATTTGGGGTTTGTTGTGAAA CCAATCTCCAGTGTAATTCTGTGTCCAAATTGAAACGCACCATTATTAAGAATCCCACCAATATCAATGCCAACCCCTGTGTCTACACCATACAACCCTACAGTGCCGATGTCTGTCAACTTTTAATACAATTCCAAAGATTCGAAATAGAACCACCTGTTTACGATGCCGCCAATAATATTCTAGAATGTGGTGATAACTTATCAATAGGTGATTTTACTTTGTGTGGTGATAATACGGGACAACAtttatatgtacccttcaatGTGGCCAATGGGGTATCCGAAGTCAGTTTAACCTTTAATCTACCCAATCGTTGGCCTTCTTCCATATGGCGTTTGGTTGTCACCCAACTGGAATGTCCCGCCCAGCCCAGGAGACGTTCACAGTCATTTATGCCGTTCGTTAATGGCAATAATTTACAAAGTCTACGCACCATATTCTCGTCACACAGTAATGCTGATTTAGAGCTGTTGGCTCCACATGGTTGTCATCAGTACTATACGCAGTTGTCGGACAATATCAAGAGTTTCAACTACAAGGCAGATGGTTCAACGTACTATTTGCCCAATATGAATTATGTCATTTGTATTAAGCCAACTGGTGGAGCAAATATGATTGA ATATCAAGCTCAAAAATTCTCAATGTCCAATGCAATTCAAGGCAGCATGGGTTACGATGGAGACTGTCACAGTACGGTGCAAACACCTCCCCGGCGTGAAGACTATCTAATGATACCACAATCGTATGTGGCCAATAGTCTAAATATTATGCCCAGCTATTATTGTGGCACATCGCTACAAACTAGCCCTTCAATTGTGGCTTCGGcgccatttttaatttatttttcaagtgaTAGTTTTACCGATCAAACGGAAACGGGCTTTAATATAAGATATACTGTAAGAACAATGTACTAA